One stretch of Plodia interpunctella isolate USDA-ARS_2022_Savannah chromosome 10, ilPloInte3.2, whole genome shotgun sequence DNA includes these proteins:
- the Polr3H gene encoding DNA-directed RNA polymerase III subunit RPC8 isoform X1: MFVLAEMKDVIRVMPSRFHQSLTESITTLLNTKLANKVVLNVGLCIALFDITHIGHSYIYPGDGSSHTEVKFRYIVFRPVVEEILIGKIRSCSREGVHVTLGFFDDILIPVNALQHPSRFDENDQAWVWEYPKEDGEKHDLFMDSGESIRFRVTSEAFEESLPTGPPGSECAVQTVAPYRLVAGINEPGLGLLTWWEAPEQDDGDDDDDDDREQENDE, encoded by the exons atgttcgtTTTAGCCGAGATGAAAGACGTAATTAGGGTTATGCCAAGTCGTTTTCACCAAAGTTTAACAGAATCAATTACCACATTGCTGAATACGAAACTAGCAAATAAA gtAGTTTTAAATGTAGGTTTGTGCATAGCTCTATTTGATATCACTCACATTGGCCATTCGTATATATACCCTGGAGACGGTTCTTCACACACTGAAGTCAAATTCAGATACATTGTATTCAGACCTGTAGTTGAAGAAATTCTCATAGGAAAAATTAGAAGTTGCAGTAGAGAAGGTGTACATG ttaCTTTGGGATTCTTTGACGACATACTAATACCAGTGAATGCACTGCAACATCCATCTCGGTTTGATGAAAATGATCAGGCTTGGGTTTGGGAGTACCCAAAGGAAGATGGAGAAAAACATGATTTGTTTATGGATTCAG GTGAATCAATTCGATTTCGAGTGACAAGTGAAGCTTTTGAAGAAAGTTTGCCCACCGGACCTCCTGGGTCAGAGTGTGCAGTACAAACAGTAGCACCTTACAGACTGGTTGCTGGAATTAATGAACCAGGTTTAGGTCTACTGACTTGGTGGGAAGCTCCTGAGCAAGATGACGgggatgatgatgatgatgatgacagaGAACAAGAAAatgatgaataa
- the Polr3H gene encoding DNA-directed RNA polymerase III subunit RPC8 isoform X2 — MFVLAEMKDVIRVMPSRFHQSLTESITTLLNTKLANKVVTLGFFDDILIPVNALQHPSRFDENDQAWVWEYPKEDGEKHDLFMDSGESIRFRVTSEAFEESLPTGPPGSECAVQTVAPYRLVAGINEPGLGLLTWWEAPEQDDGDDDDDDDREQENDE; from the exons atgttcgtTTTAGCCGAGATGAAAGACGTAATTAGGGTTATGCCAAGTCGTTTTCACCAAAGTTTAACAGAATCAATTACCACATTGCTGAATACGAAACTAGCAAATAAAGTTg ttaCTTTGGGATTCTTTGACGACATACTAATACCAGTGAATGCACTGCAACATCCATCTCGGTTTGATGAAAATGATCAGGCTTGGGTTTGGGAGTACCCAAAGGAAGATGGAGAAAAACATGATTTGTTTATGGATTCAG GTGAATCAATTCGATTTCGAGTGACAAGTGAAGCTTTTGAAGAAAGTTTGCCCACCGGACCTCCTGGGTCAGAGTGTGCAGTACAAACAGTAGCACCTTACAGACTGGTTGCTGGAATTAATGAACCAGGTTTAGGTCTACTGACTTGGTGGGAAGCTCCTGAGCAAGATGACGgggatgatgatgatgatgatgacagaGAACAAGAAAatgatgaataa
- the anchor gene encoding lysosomal cholesterol signaling protein isoform X1, with protein sequence MDVIKKMDLGDATSDNLYPALFQCFTIIVCGYIAGRLNIVSSTESKGIATFVGTFALPSLIFLSLARLDFTTVNWTFLLAILLAKGLIFFAVIVVTLFVSKPINLGRAGIFAIFCTQSNDFALGYPIINAIYKNTHPEYALYLYLMAPISLAILNPVAFVLMEINKQKEAAQAITDATRNKDVCKLKLLQQIVKGIAYNPVLVMTVLGIVGNIVFKHQLSIYIEGLLQVFGQSFSASALFLLGLRMVGQIHRLRGPALVLPCILIMVKLIILPVVMRECVSILNSGANESETLSLSTYAFLYGTIPTAPAVFVFSNLYQLEMDLMASSMVICTFISGPLMFLSAQVISINKDYAEQLKRFGFDLSIVALIATLWVLIVFTVTKKYKRMPHKLTLCLLVSQILLAISVIWGGPLINYTPSWQNTIQESLRTFSMYSCLLWTSMLSVGILMLESRGPCFVVTIWPVLGFVAWGAPGVMVAILLATKHSPDLDGKATDAIRLCLLVFCLTVSIGCLIVYVRFRRRSAQFASLSAEVSGSSPPDESTSLVDNIEPTSHTQSLSNEDQGCYGTITATPSPSKNTNGCCSDDPNCENGLPSSHDIEDLGDNAKECGCPPSQQQRCRAPDELEQAARLALPSGRGEQLLKHTVLLIVCSLSMFIGITYTTWRMMLKDESGVFIEIEFLDIVANYGQGLVLFVLFGLDPEEILVPTVRYIKKIWHGADTVVLPSVEDLSFETKHVCDQFITHHLERCKAAIAKDTRWRMRRYRGVFRGACLARWLQHCGLARDPRDAVRYARHLLDGRLIAHINNQHHFTDSQLLYTFT encoded by the exons atggatgtaataaagaaaatggaTCTTGGAGATGCAACATCGGATAATTTGTACCCTGCTCTTTTTCAATGTTTCACAATAATAGTTTGTGg gtatataGCTGGCCGTCTTAACATAGTCTCCTCAACAGAGTCAAAGGGCATTGCTACTTTTGTAGGCACATTTGCCCTGCCCTCCCTAATATTCCTATCACTGGCTCGGCTTGATTTCACTACTGTAAATTGGACATTTTTACTTGCTATCCTGTTGGCTAAAggtcttatattttttgctgtaATTGTTGTTACATTATTTGTATCAAAACCTATTAATTTAGGGAGAGCAGGcatttttgcaatattttgcaCACAAAGCAATGATTTTGCCCTTGGATATcctataa TCAatgcaatatataaaaatactcatCCCGAATATGCCCTATATCTATACTTAATGGCTCCAATATCATTGGCAATATTAAACCCTGTTGCATTTGTTctaatggaaataaataaacaaaaagagGCTGCTCAGGCAATCACTGATGCAACCAGAAACAAAGATGTTTGCAAGCTCAAGCTGTTGCAGCAAATTGTGAAAGGAATTGCATATAATCCTGTTCTAGTCATGACTGTCCTGGGAATTGTAGGTAATATTGTGTTTAAACATCAGCTGTCCATTTACATTGAAGGCTTATTAcag GTATTTGGACAATCTTTCTCTGCATCAGCTCTTTTCTTACTTGGTCTGCGAATGGTTGGACAGATACACCGTCTCAGAGGTCCGGCATTAGTTTTGCCATGTATTTTGATTATGGTTAAATT GATAATTTTACCTGTGGTCATGAGGGAGTGTGTTAGTATTCTCAATTCGGGGGCCAATGAATCGGAGACACTTTCTTTGTCAACCTATGCATTTCTGTATGGAACAATTCCAACTGCACCGGCTGTGTTTGTGTTTTCCAATCTTTATCAATTGGAAATGGATTTG atgGCGTCCTCAATGGTGATCTGCACATTCATATCTGGCCCTCTGATGTTCCTCTCGGCACAAGTGATATCGATTAACAAGGATTATGCGGAACAACTGAAGAGATTTGGTTTTGACCTGTCCATTGTGGCTTTGATTGCAACATTGTGGGTTCTAATTGTCTTCACAGttacaaagaaatataaacGGATGCCTCACAAGTTGACTCTTTGTCTTCTTGTGTCCCAG attttGCTGGCAATAAGTGTGATTTGGGGTGGTCCTCTTATCAACTATACACCCTCATGGCAAAATACAATTCAAGAGTCTCTCAGGACATTCAGCATGTATTCATGCCTGCTATGGACTTCCATGCTCTCTGTTGGTATTCTCATGTTAGAG AGTCGTGGACCATGTTTCGTGGTGACCATATGGCCAGTGCTTGGCTTCGTGGCGTGGGGAGCCCCGGGCGTGATGGTCGCTATACTCCTGGCCACCAAACACAGCCCAGATTTGGATGGGAAAGCCACGGATGCTATTCGTCTTTGTCTATTGGTTTTCTGTCTAACTG TATCAATCGGCTGTTTGATAGTGTACGTGCGGTTCCGCCGGCGTAGTGCACAGTTCGCCTCACTGTCGGCTGAGGTGTCAGGTTCGAGTCCACCCGACGAGTCGACTAGTCTGGTGGACAATATCGAGCCTACATCACACACACAGTCGCTTTCCAatg AAGACCAAG GATGTTACGGGACCATAACGGCCACTCCATCGCCCAGTAAGAACACGAACGGCTGTTGTTCTGACGACCCCAACTGTGAGAACGGCTTGCCCTCATCTCACGACATTGAAGATCTAGGTGACAATGCCAA GGAATGTGGCTGTCCTCCGTCGCAGCAGCAGCGCTGTCGCGCTCCGGACGAGCTGGAGCAGGCCGCACGGCTGGCGCTGCCGTCCGGTCGCGGCGAACAGCTGCTCAAACACACCGTGCTGCTCATCGTCTGCAGCCTCAGCATGTTCATT GGCATCACATATACAACATGGCGTATGATGTTGAAGGACGAGAGCGGGGTGTTCATAGAGATTGAGTTTCTGGACATCGTGGCCAACTATGGCCAGGGGCTTGTGCTTTTCGTCCTGTTTGGATTAGACCCGGAAGAAATTTTGGTTCCCACAGTTAGATATATCAAGAAGATATG gcATGGAGCTGATACTGTAGTCCTCCCTTCGGTGGAAGACTTGAGTTTTGAAACTAAACATGTGTGCGACCAATTCATAACACACCATTTGGAACGATGCAAGGCAGCTATTGCTAAGGATACAAG ATGGCGCATGCGGCGCTACCGCGGCGTGTTCCGCGGCGCGTGCCTGGCGCGCTGGCTGCAGCACTGCGGCCTCGCGCGCGACCCGCGCGACGCCGTGCGCTATGCCCGCCATCTGCTGGACGGCCGCCTCATCGCGCACATCAACAACCAACACCACTTCACCGACTCCCAGCTGCTCTACACGTTCACATGA
- the anchor gene encoding lysosomal cholesterol signaling protein isoform X2, with protein MDVIKKMDLGDATSDNLYPALFQCFTIIVCGYIAGRLNIVSSTESKGIATFVGTFALPSLIFLSLARLDFTTVNWTFLLAILLAKGLIFFAVIVVTLFVSKPINLGRAGIFAIFCTQSNDFALGYPIINAIYKNTHPEYALYLYLMAPISLAILNPVAFVLMEINKQKEAAQAITDATRNKDVCKLKLLQQIVKGIAYNPVLVMTVLGIVGNIVFKHQLSIYIEGLLQVFGQSFSASALFLLGLRMVGQIHRLRGPALVLPCILIMVKLIILPVVMRECVSILNSGANESETLSLSTYAFLYGTIPTAPAVFVFSNLYQLEMDLMASSMVICTFISGPLMFLSAQVISINKDYAEQLKRFGFDLSIVALIATLWVLIVFTVTKKYKRMPHKLTLCLLVSQILLAISVIWGGPLINYTPSWQNTIQESLRTFSMYSCLLWTSMLSVGILMLESRGPCFVVTIWPVLGFVAWGAPGVMVAILLATKHSPDLDGKATDAIRLCLLVFCLTVSIGCLIVYVRFRRRSAQFASLSAEVSGSSPPDESTSLVDNIEPTSHTQSLSNGCYGTITATPSPSKNTNGCCSDDPNCENGLPSSHDIEDLGDNAKECGCPPSQQQRCRAPDELEQAARLALPSGRGEQLLKHTVLLIVCSLSMFIGITYTTWRMMLKDESGVFIEIEFLDIVANYGQGLVLFVLFGLDPEEILVPTVRYIKKIWHGADTVVLPSVEDLSFETKHVCDQFITHHLERCKAAIAKDTRWRMRRYRGVFRGACLARWLQHCGLARDPRDAVRYARHLLDGRLIAHINNQHHFTDSQLLYTFT; from the exons atggatgtaataaagaaaatggaTCTTGGAGATGCAACATCGGATAATTTGTACCCTGCTCTTTTTCAATGTTTCACAATAATAGTTTGTGg gtatataGCTGGCCGTCTTAACATAGTCTCCTCAACAGAGTCAAAGGGCATTGCTACTTTTGTAGGCACATTTGCCCTGCCCTCCCTAATATTCCTATCACTGGCTCGGCTTGATTTCACTACTGTAAATTGGACATTTTTACTTGCTATCCTGTTGGCTAAAggtcttatattttttgctgtaATTGTTGTTACATTATTTGTATCAAAACCTATTAATTTAGGGAGAGCAGGcatttttgcaatattttgcaCACAAAGCAATGATTTTGCCCTTGGATATcctataa TCAatgcaatatataaaaatactcatCCCGAATATGCCCTATATCTATACTTAATGGCTCCAATATCATTGGCAATATTAAACCCTGTTGCATTTGTTctaatggaaataaataaacaaaaagagGCTGCTCAGGCAATCACTGATGCAACCAGAAACAAAGATGTTTGCAAGCTCAAGCTGTTGCAGCAAATTGTGAAAGGAATTGCATATAATCCTGTTCTAGTCATGACTGTCCTGGGAATTGTAGGTAATATTGTGTTTAAACATCAGCTGTCCATTTACATTGAAGGCTTATTAcag GTATTTGGACAATCTTTCTCTGCATCAGCTCTTTTCTTACTTGGTCTGCGAATGGTTGGACAGATACACCGTCTCAGAGGTCCGGCATTAGTTTTGCCATGTATTTTGATTATGGTTAAATT GATAATTTTACCTGTGGTCATGAGGGAGTGTGTTAGTATTCTCAATTCGGGGGCCAATGAATCGGAGACACTTTCTTTGTCAACCTATGCATTTCTGTATGGAACAATTCCAACTGCACCGGCTGTGTTTGTGTTTTCCAATCTTTATCAATTGGAAATGGATTTG atgGCGTCCTCAATGGTGATCTGCACATTCATATCTGGCCCTCTGATGTTCCTCTCGGCACAAGTGATATCGATTAACAAGGATTATGCGGAACAACTGAAGAGATTTGGTTTTGACCTGTCCATTGTGGCTTTGATTGCAACATTGTGGGTTCTAATTGTCTTCACAGttacaaagaaatataaacGGATGCCTCACAAGTTGACTCTTTGTCTTCTTGTGTCCCAG attttGCTGGCAATAAGTGTGATTTGGGGTGGTCCTCTTATCAACTATACACCCTCATGGCAAAATACAATTCAAGAGTCTCTCAGGACATTCAGCATGTATTCATGCCTGCTATGGACTTCCATGCTCTCTGTTGGTATTCTCATGTTAGAG AGTCGTGGACCATGTTTCGTGGTGACCATATGGCCAGTGCTTGGCTTCGTGGCGTGGGGAGCCCCGGGCGTGATGGTCGCTATACTCCTGGCCACCAAACACAGCCCAGATTTGGATGGGAAAGCCACGGATGCTATTCGTCTTTGTCTATTGGTTTTCTGTCTAACTG TATCAATCGGCTGTTTGATAGTGTACGTGCGGTTCCGCCGGCGTAGTGCACAGTTCGCCTCACTGTCGGCTGAGGTGTCAGGTTCGAGTCCACCCGACGAGTCGACTAGTCTGGTGGACAATATCGAGCCTACATCACACACACAGTCGCTTTCCAatg GATGTTACGGGACCATAACGGCCACTCCATCGCCCAGTAAGAACACGAACGGCTGTTGTTCTGACGACCCCAACTGTGAGAACGGCTTGCCCTCATCTCACGACATTGAAGATCTAGGTGACAATGCCAA GGAATGTGGCTGTCCTCCGTCGCAGCAGCAGCGCTGTCGCGCTCCGGACGAGCTGGAGCAGGCCGCACGGCTGGCGCTGCCGTCCGGTCGCGGCGAACAGCTGCTCAAACACACCGTGCTGCTCATCGTCTGCAGCCTCAGCATGTTCATT GGCATCACATATACAACATGGCGTATGATGTTGAAGGACGAGAGCGGGGTGTTCATAGAGATTGAGTTTCTGGACATCGTGGCCAACTATGGCCAGGGGCTTGTGCTTTTCGTCCTGTTTGGATTAGACCCGGAAGAAATTTTGGTTCCCACAGTTAGATATATCAAGAAGATATG gcATGGAGCTGATACTGTAGTCCTCCCTTCGGTGGAAGACTTGAGTTTTGAAACTAAACATGTGTGCGACCAATTCATAACACACCATTTGGAACGATGCAAGGCAGCTATTGCTAAGGATACAAG ATGGCGCATGCGGCGCTACCGCGGCGTGTTCCGCGGCGCGTGCCTGGCGCGCTGGCTGCAGCACTGCGGCCTCGCGCGCGACCCGCGCGACGCCGTGCGCTATGCCCGCCATCTGCTGGACGGCCGCCTCATCGCGCACATCAACAACCAACACCACTTCACCGACTCCCAGCTGCTCTACACGTTCACATGA
- the LOC128672808 gene encoding uncharacterized protein LOC128672808, whose protein sequence is MQYNGFHNQHPIFRPRTDRNEQFGKIPFFNGMPDFGGPKNFGGPRNNNMGNKNNFRPRNDFNGMRNDFHNKNDGNQNDFGGPKEYRPRNNFNNQAQRKENDDDKQMNPRGNMQYFKSDFGGPKQQNFHNKNNFALNNKTFSNQNGQPGNGNGQQNFIPKKVFNPNDRQQQSIEFKGRKLQSQKAKHPGDSLMKPNWDMANLEPIQKDFYKPHANVDARSEEEVMRYRAAKEITVSGNNIPRPNQIFDEGNFPDHIMTTIKEQGWSEPTGIQAQGWPIALSGRDMVGIASTGSGKTLAYMLPAAVHIVHQQRIQRGDGPIALILAPTRELAQQIQSVAQAYSAHGCIRNTCLFGGSPKGPQARDLERGVEIVIATPGRLIDFLERGTTNLRRCTYLVLDEADRMLDMGFEPQIRKIIEQIRPDRQVLMWSATWPKEIQALAEDFLNDYIKVNIGSLNLSANNNIKQIIEVCEEHEKETKLTNLLKEIASERDNKVIVFVETKKKVDDIARAVRRNGHKALAIHGDKSQPERDAVLTEFRNGATTILIATDVAARGLDVEDVKFVVNFDYPNSSEDYIHRIGRTGRCQQSGTAYTFFTNGDARQSRALVAVLRETGQNPPNKLNEMARTNNNNSGRNRWQQRKDNNSGSSSPRQQNNQWNNKMAAVITEDNQSTYQNRNVQQQAPRFNNQNQNNQGYRQQNNFQKPVPFPSPNVFESMGNYQGGYNGGYQNGYNNHNQNGFNQRPYNNSRTGGQQYRNNNNGNKSGSGSSYGSPPPHFTTPQHYPQMHPHHQEMLGGKFYGGGVGGGGPCGYQAAVGASVPYAHMAPGPLLYAAPVQQ, encoded by the exons ATGCAGTACAACGGCTTCCATAACCAGCATCCGAT attcaGACCTCGAACAGACCGGAATGAACAATTCGGAAAAATCCCTTTTTTCAATGGCATGCCTGATTTTGGAGGGCCCAAAAACTTTGGTGGACCCAGAAACAACAACAtgggcaataaaaataatttccggCCCAGAAATGATTTTAATGGAATGAGAAATGATTTTCATAATAAGAATGATGGAAATCAAAATGATTTTGGGGGGCCGAAAGAATACAGGCcaagaaataatttcaataaccAGGCGCAGAGGAAAGAGAATGATGACGATAAACAGATGAATCCACGAGGAAATATGCAGTATTTCAAGAGTGACTTTGGGGGTCCTAAACAGCAAAATttccataataaaaacaatttcgcACTTAATAATAAGACTTTCAGCAATCAAAATGGCCAGCCGGGTAATGGCAATGGACAGCAAAATTTCATTcctaaaaaagtatttaatccTAATGATCGGCAGCAGCAATCCATAGAATTTAAAGGTCGCAAACTTCAAAGTCAGAAAGCTAAACATCCAGGAGACAGCTTGATGAAGCCAAATTGGGATATGGCTAATCTAGAGCCCATTCAGAAAGATTTCTACAAGCCTCATGCTAATGTGGATGCCCGATCAGAGGAAGAAGTCATGAGATATCGTGCAGCAAAGGAAATAACTGTTAGTGGTAATAACATTCCACGTCCAAACCAAATTTTTGATGAAGGAAATTTCCCTGATCATATCATGACTACTATTAAAGAACAAGGGTGGTCAGAGCCTACTGGTATCCAAGCTCAAGGTTGGCCAATTGCTTTATCAGGCCGTGACATGGTTGGCATTGCCTCTACAGGATCTGGGAAAACCCTCGCTTACATGCTACCAGCTGCTGTTCATATTGTTCACCAGCAACGCATTCAGAGAGGAGATGGCCCCATTGCCCTGATACTTGCTCCCACAAGGGAACTGGCTCAACAGATTCAATCAGTAGCCCAAGCTTACAGTGCCCATGGTTGCATTAGAAACACGTGTCTTTTTGGTGGCTCACCCAAGGGACCTCAAGCTAGAGATTTGGAAAGAGGTGTAGAGATTGTCATTGCTACACCTGGACGTCTGATTGATTTCTTAGAAAGAGGTACTACAAATCTTCGACGATGCACATACTTGGTATTAGATGAAGCAGATAGAATGCTCGACATGGGTTTCGAGCCTCAGATTCGCAAGATCATTGAACAGATTCGCCCCGATCGCCAAGTTTTGATGTGGTCAGCTACCTGGCCTAAAGAGATCCAGGCTCTAGCAGAAGATTTTCTTAATGATTATATTAAAGTCAACATTGGATCATTGAATCTGTCAGCTAACAAtaatatcaaacaaataattgaAGTGTGTGAAGAACATGAGAAAGAGACAAAGCTCACTAATTTATTGAAAGAGATTGCGTCTGAAAGagacaataaagttattgtttttgttgaaacaaaaaaaaag gTGGACGACATCGCTCGTGCTGTTCGTCGCAATGGTCATAAAGCGCTGGCTATACACGGGGACAAGTCACAACCCGAGCGCGACGCTGTACTCACTGAATTTAGAAACGGAGCTACAACTATTTTGATTGCCACTGATGTTGCGGCTCGTGGACTTGATGTCGAAGATGttaaatttgttgtaaacttTGACTATCCTAATTCCTCTGAAGATTATATACACAGAATTG GTCGCACTGGACGTTGTCAACAATCTGGTACTGCATACACTTTCTTTACTAATGGCGACGCGCGTCAATCACGTGCTTTAGTTGCAGTGTTACGCGAGACCGGTCAAAATCCTCCCAATAAACTGAATGAGATGGCTAGAACTAACAACAACAATTCtg GACGTAACCGCTGGCAACAACGCAAAGACAACAACAGTGGATCAAGCTCACCCCGTCAGCAAAACAACCAatggaataataaaatggCTGCAGTGATTACTGAAGACAACCAAAGTACTTATCAGAACCGAAATGTACAACAACAGGCACCTCGTTTCAACAACCAGAATCAAAACAACCAGGGCTATAGACAACAAAATAACTTCCAGAAACCAGTGCCCTTCCCAAGTCCTAATGTGTTTGAGTCTATGGGCAACTATCAGGGTGGCTACAATGGTGGCTACCAAAATGGGTACAATAACCACAACCAGAATGGATTTAACCAACGACCTTACAAca ATTCTCGTACTGGAGGCCAGCAGTACCGTAATAACAACAATGGCAACAAATCTGGATCTGGTTCCTCATATGGTTCACCTCCGCCGCATTTCACAACACCTCAACATTATCCTCAGATGCACCCCCATCATCAAGAGATGCTTG GTGGCAAATTTTACGGTGGTGGCGTTGGAGGCGGTGGACCTTGCGGCTATCAAGCTGCAGTGGGCGCAAGCGTGCCCTATGCTCATATGGCTCCTGGGCCTCTCCTCTATGCAGCTCCGGTTCAACAATAA